GAAAGCCCCCCAAAAGCCGCCCCATTCCCGGCGACTCGCCCTTTGCCGGGCTTGCGGATTTGATGAAAAAAAAGGGGTAGCGAAAACGGGCCGTTTTGCGCCGAAGGATCGTCATGGAAGCCCATACCTGGGCCGGATTCCTCAATAATCCGGTAAAAATCATGGACAAGGTCTGCAACGGCCACGCGCCCGCAATCGTCACCCGCAAAAACGGCGAGGCCGTGGTCATAATGAGCCTATCCGACTACGAGGCGCTTTCGGAAACCGCCTGTCTTCTGCGGAGCCCCAAAAACGCAAGAAGGCTTCTGAACTCCGTCGCTTGCCTTGAAAGCTGACGCGCGCAAAAAAATTCCCGGAGACGCCCCATGCGGGAGACCATCCTGGTGGTGGAGGACGAGCCCTCCATAGCCGACGTCATAACCTACGCCCTGTCCTCCGAGGGCTTTTCCCCGGTGTGGGTGAAAACCGGGGGCGAGGCGCTCCTTGCCCTTTCGGGCGGGGTTTCCATGATAATTCTGGACCTGGGCCTTCCCGACGTGTCCGGCTTCGACCTCTTGAAGGCCGTGAGAAGGGAGCGCCCGGTGCCGGTGATAATAGTCACCGCCAGAAACCAGGA
This window of the Deltaproteobacteria bacterium genome carries:
- a CDS encoding type II toxin-antitoxin system prevent-host-death family antitoxin; this encodes MEAHTWAGFLNNPVKIMDKVCNGHAPAIVTRKNGEAVVIMSLSDYEALSETACLLRSPKNARRLLNSVACLES